The following are from one region of the Actinoplanes sp. L3-i22 genome:
- a CDS encoding ABC transporter permease, whose product MSPLDLLDLGLVGLRTRPARAALSALGIAIGIATMIVVTGIPASSQAALVTKLSALGTNTLQAMAVPDMDPPAALPESAVEMVRRIGPVTAGSAVANTHAFVRRNDRLDANNAAGLTVLATRLDLLPTINARVRSGSWLTPATERFPAVVLGSVAANRLGVTDLPPGTPAPQVVIADRAFTVVGILATTPLTPDIDRSVLVGWPVAKSELGFDGHPTVLYVQAEEARIEAVRGVLAETISPERPGAVTVTRPSDALAAKRATERSFSVLFLALAGVALVVGGIGVANTMVVSVLERRSEIGLRRALGATRGQIRGQFLTESVVLATAGGLIGTALGLLATAGYASWQDWPVVLPARSAALGVGGAIVIGVLAGVYPCVRAARLTPTQALATV is encoded by the coding sequence ATGAGCCCGCTGGACCTGCTGGACCTGGGCCTGGTCGGGTTGCGGACCCGCCCCGCCCGGGCCGCGCTCTCCGCCCTGGGGATCGCGATCGGCATCGCCACCATGATCGTGGTGACCGGCATCCCGGCGTCGAGCCAGGCCGCGCTGGTCACGAAGCTGAGCGCGCTGGGCACGAACACCCTGCAGGCGATGGCGGTGCCGGACATGGATCCGCCGGCCGCGCTGCCGGAGTCCGCGGTGGAGATGGTCCGCCGGATCGGCCCGGTCACCGCCGGGAGCGCGGTGGCGAACACCCATGCTTTCGTACGCCGTAACGACCGTCTCGACGCGAACAACGCCGCCGGCCTGACCGTCCTGGCCACCCGCCTCGACCTGCTGCCGACGATCAACGCCCGCGTCCGGTCCGGGTCGTGGCTGACCCCGGCCACCGAGCGGTTCCCGGCCGTGGTCCTCGGCTCGGTCGCCGCGAACCGGCTCGGCGTCACCGATCTGCCGCCCGGCACGCCCGCGCCCCAGGTCGTGATCGCCGACCGGGCGTTCACCGTGGTCGGCATCCTGGCGACCACCCCGCTGACCCCGGACATCGACCGGTCGGTGCTGGTCGGCTGGCCGGTCGCGAAGTCCGAGCTGGGCTTCGACGGGCATCCGACGGTGCTCTACGTGCAGGCCGAGGAGGCGCGGATCGAGGCGGTCCGCGGCGTGCTCGCCGAGACGATCTCCCCGGAGCGGCCGGGCGCGGTGACGGTCACCCGCCCGTCCGACGCGCTGGCCGCCAAGCGCGCCACCGAGCGCAGCTTCTCGGTGCTGTTCCTGGCGCTGGCCGGGGTCGCCCTGGTGGTCGGCGGGATCGGGGTGGCCAACACGATGGTCGTCTCGGTCCTGGAACGCCGGTCGGAGATCGGCCTGCGCCGCGCGCTGGGCGCCACCCGCGGCCAGATCCGTGGCCAGTTCCTGACCGAGTCGGTGGTCCTGGCCACGGCCGGCGGGCTGATCGGCACGGCGCTCGGCCTGCTCGCCACGGCCGGTTACGCGAGCTGGCAGGACTGGCCGGTGGTGCTCCCAGCGCGGTCAGCGGCGCTGGGAGTCGGCGGGGCGATCGTGATCGGGGTGCTGGCCGGGGTGTATCCCTGCGTCCGCGCGGCACGGCTGACCCCGACGCAGGCGCTGGCCACTGTCTAG
- a CDS encoding HlyD family efflux transporter periplasmic adaptor subunit has translation MHPKADAPTAVIPIVPQPPPRRPGRVKWLVTALVVALAVGGATVAVTRHRAGHREPVAEESAQVETVPLARRDLSTTKKLDGSIGFGPPRPLAGHTEATVTWLPAVGTTIKRGQQLFRADDKPVTLFYGNMPLYRAIAAPNQIGRDIRIIAENLKSLGYAIGRQPSPGESVTPAAATAGDTAPTTAGDTPPSTDEATSPGAGATQAKVKAKVKVKVKDGESVLTPALIKAIKKWQEAIGRPITGRIAVGDVEVLAGAIRVDSIAVQPGSPANAPLMAVTPTRKVITVAAALSEAAALRRGDRVTVTLPDDRTVKARILAVGRDLAAPEGGVAAGEPKLTVSVTVDDPKTIDRLDAADVAVNVTGRTAEDVLAVPIEALIALSEGGYAVQGPNGLVAVVTGMFADGFVEVTGAGLTEGMPVVVAS, from the coding sequence ATGCATCCGAAGGCCGACGCGCCCACCGCCGTGATCCCGATCGTCCCGCAGCCGCCGCCGCGCCGGCCCGGGCGCGTGAAGTGGCTGGTGACGGCGCTGGTCGTGGCGCTCGCGGTGGGCGGCGCGACGGTCGCGGTGACCCGCCACCGGGCGGGTCACCGCGAGCCGGTGGCTGAGGAGAGCGCTCAGGTCGAGACGGTGCCGCTGGCACGCCGTGACCTGTCGACGACGAAGAAACTGGACGGCAGCATCGGTTTCGGCCCGCCGCGCCCCCTCGCCGGGCACACCGAGGCGACCGTGACCTGGCTGCCGGCGGTCGGCACCACGATCAAACGCGGTCAGCAACTGTTCCGCGCCGACGACAAGCCGGTCACCCTCTTCTACGGCAATATGCCGCTATATCGGGCAATAGCGGCGCCCAACCAGATCGGCCGCGACATCCGGATCATTGCCGAAAACCTCAAATCCCTGGGGTACGCCATCGGCCGCCAGCCGTCACCCGGCGAAAGCGTCACCCCCGCCGCGGCCACAGCCGGAGACACCGCCCCGACCACAGCCGGAGACACTCCCCCGAGCACGGACGAAGCCACTTCCCCGGGCGCCGGCGCAACTCAGGCGAAGGTGAAGGCGAAGGTGAAGGTGAAGGTCAAGGACGGCGAGAGCGTCCTCACCCCAGCACTGATCAAGGCGATCAAGAAGTGGCAGGAGGCCATCGGCCGCCCGATCACCGGCCGGATCGCGGTCGGTGACGTCGAGGTGCTGGCCGGCGCGATCCGCGTCGACTCGATCGCGGTCCAGCCCGGCTCCCCGGCGAACGCCCCGCTGATGGCGGTCACCCCGACCCGCAAGGTGATCACGGTCGCCGCGGCGCTGAGCGAGGCCGCCGCCCTGCGACGCGGCGACCGGGTCACGGTGACGCTGCCCGACGACCGTACCGTCAAGGCCCGGATCCTCGCCGTGGGCCGCGACCTGGCCGCGCCGGAGGGTGGCGTCGCCGCAGGCGAGCCGAAGTTGACGGTTTCGGTCACGGTCGACGACCCGAAGACCATCGACCGTCTCGACGCGGCCGACGTCGCGGTCAACGTCACCGGCCGGACCGCCGAGGACGTGCTGGCCGTGCCGATCGAGGCGCTGATCGCGCTGAGCGAGGGCGGCTACGCCGTGCAGGGCCCGAACGGCCTGGTCGCGGTCGTCACCGGGATGTTCGCCGACGGCTTCGTCGAGGTCACCGGCGCCGGCCTGACCGAGGGCATGCCGGTGGTGGTCGCGTCATGA